A single genomic interval of Candidatus Hydrogenedentota bacterium harbors:
- a CDS encoding glycoside hydrolase family 31 protein has protein sequence MPTWLKAFLKISAAFLLFIVLLFYVYVAFPLWGIFFYHQRHVNPPLTPAWALEPWIWEDDVLTADYMREMIDGYLEHDYPVGAFLIDSPWSMINNNFTIDESRYPNPKELFKHYRDQGIRIALWMTCMVNSESTSTPVQDSQAFYDEAKAKGYLAGDGHQVKWWQGRGGLIDYTNPEAMAWWRSMQQQVFDLGVDAWKLDDTASYFTMNLFGKVPAFYQRTFGGWMTTRGYMDHFYRDELQHGLTQNPEFVTMGRSIDSVLPWIHPEGFAPVDASTLNWVGDNTHTWSYKERGLERALRCILRSAKLGYSLPGSDIAGYHGGMDISPSLYIRWTQFSTFCGFFLNGGHGERRMWKRSAQELELVREFSWLRSELVPYIYCYVVQAHRGGRVLMKPVKGKYHYLFGDDFLVAPIYEDSLSRTVTLPPGQWRYWFNDAEVLEGPTTFTRNFPLEEYPVFIRDGAIIPMNISRAYTKIGDEDWAPYLSLIIYPHGKSHFTVHHSDNSGELQVEVQEEGASTQITLSGVPKAHLLCVHAGDHRASAPGNKDGADIEVTFNKQVLDPSAWEWHPDRQRIVIRNEYAHTGTYTITFK, from the coding sequence ATGCCAACTTGGCTCAAAGCGTTTTTGAAGATTAGTGCCGCTTTTCTGCTTTTCATAGTGCTGTTGTTTTATGTTTATGTTGCCTTTCCGCTCTGGGGCATCTTCTTTTATCATCAACGACACGTCAATCCGCCGCTTACCCCGGCATGGGCATTGGAGCCTTGGATTTGGGAAGATGATGTCTTGACTGCTGACTATATGAGAGAAATGATCGACGGCTATTTGGAACATGATTACCCGGTGGGAGCGTTCTTAATCGATTCTCCCTGGTCCATGATCAACAACAATTTCACCATTGATGAATCCCGATATCCCAATCCCAAAGAACTCTTCAAACACTATCGCGATCAAGGTATCCGTATCGCCCTGTGGATGACCTGCATGGTGAACAGCGAAAGCACCTCTACACCCGTACAAGACTCGCAAGCCTTTTATGACGAAGCCAAAGCAAAAGGCTATTTGGCCGGAGACGGACATCAAGTCAAATGGTGGCAGGGCCGCGGCGGCCTAATCGACTACACGAATCCGGAAGCCATGGCATGGTGGCGCAGCATGCAGCAACAAGTCTTTGATCTGGGTGTGGACGCGTGGAAGTTGGATGATACGGCAAGCTATTTCACCATGAACCTGTTCGGGAAAGTGCCTGCATTTTACCAACGGACTTTTGGCGGATGGATGACAACCCGCGGATACATGGATCACTTTTACCGCGATGAACTGCAGCATGGTCTGACGCAAAACCCCGAGTTTGTAACCATGGGCCGCTCCATTGACAGCGTGCTGCCATGGATTCATCCGGAAGGCTTCGCGCCCGTCGATGCGTCCACCCTGAATTGGGTCGGCGATAATACACACACGTGGTCTTATAAAGAACGGGGGCTGGAACGTGCCCTGCGCTGCATCCTGCGCAGCGCAAAATTGGGCTACAGCTTGCCCGGATCGGATATTGCCGGGTACCACGGGGGCATGGATATCTCTCCTTCCCTCTACATTCGATGGACCCAATTCTCTACCTTTTGCGGCTTCTTTTTGAATGGCGGCCACGGCGAACGGCGCATGTGGAAACGAAGCGCCCAGGAACTGGAATTGGTGCGTGAGTTTTCATGGCTCCGCTCCGAACTGGTCCCCTATATCTATTGTTACGTTGTTCAGGCACACCGCGGCGGGCGCGTACTGATGAAGCCGGTCAAAGGGAAATACCATTATTTGTTTGGCGATGATTTTTTGGTGGCGCCTATTTATGAAGACTCCCTCAGCCGCACCGTCACGCTGCCGCCGGGACAATGGCGTTATTGGTTTAACGACGCAGAAGTTCTTGAAGGGCCGACTACTTTCACCCGCAACTTTCCCCTTGAAGAATACCCCGTCTTTATCCGCGACGGCGCGATTATCCCCATGAACATATCACGAGCTTATACTAAAATCGGTGATGAAGATTGGGCGCCTTATCTCAGCTTGATCATCTACCCTCACGGCAAGTCACACTTTACAGTGCATCATAGCGACAACAGCGGAGAATTACAGGTGGAAGTGCAAGAAGAAGGCGCTTCTACACAGATCACGCTCAGCGGCGTCCCTAAGGCACATCTCCTTTGTGTGCATGCAGGCGATCATAGAGCATCGGCGCCGGGAAACAAGGATGGCGCTGACATTGAGGTCACCTTCAACAAACAAGTCCTTGATCCGTCTGCGTGGGAGTGGCACCCCGACAGGCAGCGCATAGTGATCCGCAACGAATACGCCCACACAGGTACCTATACCATCACTTTCAAATAA
- a CDS encoding 2-dehydropantoate 2-reductase, which yields MAELAVIGPGALGSLFAARLFRGGVQTALIDYNPERADLLAREGILVEEKERSWRAHPQVSTVIPPSTSLILILTKAYSTDDLDLPGDIPILTLQNGLGNAERLAERYDPARILAGTTTEAVTWLAPGHIRHVAPGKTVFGSWSGCAAEPAYELFVKAGFDTTLSPNPRQALWNKLILNAAMNPLSALLNLRNGALAETPESRQLLHALATEAASVAQCESYTIADDMPSLVEKACEASDDNISSMLQDIRNHKKTEIEAISGEVLARAEKFGITVPYTRLVYHLVRALESL from the coding sequence ATGGCAGAACTAGCGGTCATCGGTCCCGGAGCATTGGGCAGTCTCTTTGCCGCTCGTCTTTTTCGCGGGGGCGTCCAAACGGCGCTAATCGATTACAATCCTGAACGTGCCGACCTTCTCGCCCGTGAAGGTATTTTGGTCGAGGAAAAAGAAAGGAGCTGGCGCGCCCATCCGCAAGTGAGCACCGTGATCCCTCCATCGACCAGTCTTATCTTGATCCTCACAAAGGCTTACAGCACCGATGATTTAGACTTGCCCGGAGATATTCCCATCTTAACCTTACAAAATGGTTTAGGCAATGCTGAACGCTTAGCAGAACGCTACGATCCCGCGCGGATACTGGCAGGAACAACGACCGAAGCGGTCACGTGGCTTGCGCCCGGTCATATCCGTCACGTCGCGCCCGGCAAAACCGTATTCGGAAGTTGGAGCGGCTGCGCGGCGGAACCGGCTTATGAACTCTTCGTAAAAGCCGGCTTTGACACAACCCTTAGCCCAAACCCCCGACAAGCCCTTTGGAACAAGCTTATACTAAACGCCGCCATGAATCCCTTGAGCGCACTCCTCAACCTCAGAAACGGCGCTTTAGCCGAAACTCCAGAAAGTCGGCAACTCTTGCACGCCCTTGCCACAGAGGCGGCTTCCGTTGCCCAGTGTGAAAGCTATACCATTGCCGACGATATGCCTAGCTTGGTGGAAAAGGCCTGTGAAGCAAGCGATGATAATATCTCCTCGATGCTTCAGGATATCCGCAACCATAAAAAGACTGAAATCGAAGCCATTAGCGGAGAAGTGCTGGCGCGTGCGGAAAAATTCGGAATCACCGTGCCCTACACTCGTCTGGTTTATCATTTAGTCCGCGCCCTGGAATCTCTATGA
- a CDS encoding lysophospholipid acyltransferase family protein, translating into MNSTSPTPPSSPTPRRFSLGQRIQLATLPWLFAKTSEWLFRSCKVEMRGGDLYEDTLNEQGRCLVAIWHESMVMACCHNRGRGYVGLASLSYDGEFAARVMHHWRIHAARGSSSRGGHDALSALVEAANTVPITGFTLDGPRGPRRVAKPGIAILAARTQLPIVPNAFVAERCWRLSSWDRHPIQKPFSRIICAYAPPVPPPPDDSPEAVESTRLEVETRLNGLHESLEAELAASETQPS; encoded by the coding sequence ATGAACAGTACAAGTCCAACGCCCCCATCGTCTCCAACGCCCCGCCGCTTTTCCTTGGGTCAACGCATACAGTTGGCTACGTTGCCTTGGCTTTTTGCCAAGACCTCTGAATGGCTTTTTCGTTCGTGTAAAGTGGAGATGCGGGGCGGAGATTTGTATGAAGACACGCTGAACGAACAGGGTCGTTGTCTCGTTGCCATCTGGCATGAAAGTATGGTCATGGCATGTTGTCACAATCGTGGACGCGGCTATGTTGGTCTTGCGAGCCTCAGTTACGACGGTGAATTCGCCGCCCGGGTCATGCATCATTGGCGCATCCATGCCGCTCGCGGTTCCTCATCGCGAGGCGGTCACGACGCCTTGTCTGCCTTAGTGGAGGCTGCAAATACCGTACCCATCACCGGATTTACCTTGGATGGTCCGCGGGGCCCCCGACGAGTGGCAAAGCCCGGCATCGCTATACTTGCTGCGCGTACACAATTGCCCATCGTGCCCAATGCCTTTGTGGCAGAGCGCTGTTGGCGCTTGAGTTCTTGGGACCGACACCCCATCCAAAAGCCTTTCTCACGGATCATTTGTGCCTATGCGCCGCCTGTTCCGCCGCCGCCGGATGATTCGCCTGAAGCGGTGGAATCAACCCGATTAGAAGTGGAAACACGGCTCAATGGGCTGCACGAATCTTTGGAAGCAGAATTGGCTGCAAGCGAAACGCAGCCTTCTTAA
- a CDS encoding ABC transporter permease, with amino-acid sequence MALYLLKRIGEFLPTLFVIVTMTFFLVRLAPGGPFDSDRRVSPEVQAQLEAHYHMDRPLLRQYTEYLTGLVRLDFGPSFRKPSRTVRQWLFLRLPVSIELGIYGLFFAIVLGAAAGIIASLRHNQWVDHASMSIAMLGICVPAFVLGPLLVLVFGLWTDWLPVMGWTTAAHKILPSITLGAAYAAYIARMTRGGMLESLNQDFIRTARAKGLREYQVVLRHALRAGIQPVVAFLGPAAAGLLTGSFVVETIFHVPGLGREFVESAFNRDYTMISGTVLVYAVLVMGLNLLSDLALAWIDPRIRSL; translated from the coding sequence ATGGCTTTGTATCTGCTCAAACGGATAGGAGAATTCCTTCCCACCCTCTTTGTCATCGTAACCATGACCTTCTTTTTGGTACGTCTTGCGCCCGGCGGCCCCTTCGATTCTGACCGTCGCGTTTCCCCGGAAGTACAGGCGCAGCTTGAAGCACATTATCATATGGACCGTCCGTTGCTGCGACAGTACACCGAGTATCTGACCGGCCTTGTGCGCTTGGATTTCGGCCCATCCTTCAGGAAACCGTCGCGTACGGTACGGCAATGGCTCTTTCTACGCCTGCCCGTTTCCATCGAACTGGGAATCTACGGCTTGTTCTTTGCTATCGTGCTGGGAGCGGCGGCGGGGATCATCGCGTCGCTGCGCCATAATCAATGGGTCGATCATGCCTCCATGAGTATTGCCATGCTCGGCATATGTGTGCCTGCTTTTGTGCTCGGTCCGCTTTTAGTCTTAGTCTTTGGGCTGTGGACCGATTGGCTGCCTGTCATGGGCTGGACTACTGCCGCCCATAAAATACTGCCTTCCATTACGCTGGGCGCCGCTTATGCCGCTTACATTGCGCGCATGACAAGAGGGGGGATGCTCGAGAGTTTGAACCAAGATTTTATACGAACCGCCCGTGCCAAAGGACTTCGTGAATACCAAGTCGTTTTGAGACATGCACTGCGCGCCGGCATTCAACCTGTCGTTGCTTTCCTCGGCCCTGCCGCAGCCGGACTCTTGACCGGTTCATTCGTGGTGGAAACTATCTTCCACGTCCCCGGGCTGGGTAGAGAATTTGTGGAGTCCGCTTTCAATAGAGACTATACGATGATCAGCGGCACCGTATTAGTCTATGCCGTGTTGGTCATGGGATTGAATTTGCTCTCTGATCTCGCCTTGGCTTGGATCGACCCGCGCATCCGTTCCCTTTAA
- a CDS encoding peptide ABC transporter substrate-binding protein, translating to MRSVLLQFLMIAFFLSGCFSSTQRESNVLQVGNGAEVQELDPHVVSGVTEHRVLSALFEGLTDCDAATLAPLPAAADHWTASEDGLHYVFHIRDDAKWSNGAAVTAADFVYAWQRILSPRLVSEYAYMLYCLKNARAYNEGILKDFEEVGVHAEGEETLVVQLENPTPSFLSMQNHFAWYPVYRPASEKFGAMDERGTAWTRAENLICNGPFLLAEWRPNEILSVRRNPHYWDAPNLRLTGIDFFPIDNLQTEDRAFRSRLIHITSSIPLHRVAWYQSHRPEVLNLLPYYGSYFYRLNVTHPPFDNALVRKAFSLAVNREEIVNNVLKGGELAATAYVPPGDPRYPVLDLLHFNPEEARRLLAEAGYPDGRGLPSVEILYNSSESHRTIAETVQRMWQEHLHVDARLLNQDWKSYLSAMNTLDYGVARSAWVGDVVDAVNFLECFQSDVGNNRTGWSSPAYDDLLARAYAEADEATRRDLLRQAEELLLEASPIIPLYFYSWKFLKAPELKGLQPNILGYLRWKDLYLDEDDED from the coding sequence ATGCGCAGTGTTTTACTCCAATTCCTTATGATTGCGTTCTTCCTATCAGGTTGCTTTTCATCAACGCAACGGGAAAGCAATGTGCTCCAAGTAGGCAATGGCGCTGAAGTTCAGGAGCTGGATCCCCACGTCGTTTCCGGTGTAACCGAACACCGCGTGTTGAGTGCTTTGTTTGAAGGGCTCACCGATTGTGACGCCGCAACACTGGCGCCCCTTCCCGCAGCCGCAGATCATTGGACGGCGTCAGAAGATGGCTTGCACTATGTCTTTCATATACGCGACGACGCCAAATGGTCCAATGGCGCCGCTGTTACGGCTGCCGATTTTGTCTATGCCTGGCAACGGATTCTTTCGCCCCGTCTCGTTTCAGAATATGCCTATATGCTGTATTGCTTGAAAAACGCCCGTGCTTACAACGAGGGGATATTGAAAGACTTCGAAGAAGTCGGTGTTCATGCAGAAGGGGAAGAGACGCTGGTTGTACAGCTTGAAAATCCGACGCCCAGCTTTTTGAGTATGCAAAATCATTTTGCGTGGTATCCCGTGTATCGGCCTGCCAGCGAGAAATTCGGCGCCATGGACGAGCGCGGCACAGCGTGGACACGCGCCGAGAATCTCATCTGCAACGGTCCCTTCCTGCTTGCGGAATGGCGGCCCAATGAAATTCTTTCGGTTCGGCGCAATCCTCATTATTGGGACGCACCAAACTTGCGTTTGACAGGCATCGATTTTTTCCCCATTGATAACCTTCAAACGGAGGATCGCGCTTTTCGAAGCCGGCTGATTCATATTACCAGCAGCATTCCCTTGCATCGGGTTGCTTGGTATCAATCCCATCGGCCCGAAGTATTGAATCTGCTCCCTTATTATGGCTCGTATTTTTATCGGCTCAATGTGACCCATCCGCCTTTTGATAATGCGCTGGTGCGCAAAGCTTTTTCGCTTGCCGTGAATCGAGAGGAGATCGTAAATAACGTGCTTAAGGGCGGAGAGCTCGCTGCGACCGCCTATGTGCCGCCCGGAGATCCTCGATACCCCGTACTGGATCTTTTGCACTTTAATCCGGAAGAGGCGAGGCGTCTCCTTGCCGAAGCTGGCTATCCCGATGGACGCGGATTGCCAAGCGTCGAAATCTTGTACAACTCCAGTGAATCTCATCGGACCATCGCAGAAACGGTACAGCGTATGTGGCAGGAACATCTCCATGTAGATGCGCGGCTCCTCAATCAGGATTGGAAAAGCTATTTATCCGCTATGAACACGCTGGATTATGGAGTGGCACGTTCCGCATGGGTGGGGGATGTGGTGGATGCCGTCAATTTCTTGGAATGCTTTCAAAGCGACGTGGGGAACAACCGCACGGGCTGGTCGTCGCCCGCCTATGACGATTTGCTCGCCCGCGCTTATGCGGAAGCCGACGAGGCGACACGGCGGGATTTGCTTCGGCAAGCGGAAGAACTGCTCCTTGAAGCTTCTCCCATTATTCCTCTATATTTCTACTCGTGGAAATTTTTGAAAGCGCCCGAACTCAAAGGACTACAACCCAATATTCTCGGTTATCTGCGGTGGAAAGACTTGTATTTGGATGAAGATGATGAGGACTAG
- a CDS encoding type IV pilus twitching motility protein PilT: MDDGVGIKNINRLLSYAVKHSASDLHITVGSPPGLRVDGEMRFITGENLNSDDTLQYARELMNDHQYEAFLNTGDMDLAYGVPGVGRFRVNVFRQRGSVGMVMRHVKGTILDFESLNLPPVMARIADFPRGLVLITGTTGSGKSTTLASIIDWINGRKRFHIITLEDPIEYLYTNKKSVVTQREVTIDTANFHVGLRAAMREDPDVILIGEMRDAETFQAAISASETGHLVFSTLHTTNVMLTIDRLMDMFKADMQEQIRSQVALQLRACISHRLLPAASGKGRIPATEIMINNPGISQLIRENNIKQIPNAIIAGTEDGMQTFNMSLAGLIRRGLIKEEDGMIASDNPEELKMNLQGIYLSQSRGGILKR; this comes from the coding sequence ATGGATGACGGAGTCGGAATCAAAAATATCAATCGTTTACTAAGTTATGCCGTGAAACATAGTGCATCGGATCTGCATATCACCGTGGGCAGTCCTCCGGGGCTGCGCGTGGATGGGGAAATGCGCTTTATCACCGGTGAAAATCTCAATTCTGATGACACGCTTCAATACGCGCGGGAGCTCATGAATGATCATCAGTATGAGGCGTTCTTAAATACCGGCGATATGGATTTGGCCTATGGGGTTCCCGGCGTGGGACGCTTCCGTGTCAATGTGTTTCGCCAGCGTGGCTCGGTGGGCATGGTCATGCGCCACGTGAAAGGCACGATTCTGGACTTCGAATCCTTGAACCTGCCGCCGGTCATGGCGCGTATCGCTGATTTCCCACGGGGACTGGTACTCATCACCGGGACAACGGGCAGCGGGAAATCGACGACACTCGCCTCTATCATTGATTGGATCAACGGACGCAAGCGCTTCCATATTATCACCTTGGAAGACCCCATCGAATATCTCTATACCAACAAAAAAAGTGTCGTGACCCAACGGGAAGTCACCATCGATACCGCCAATTTTCATGTGGGACTCCGTGCTGCTATGCGTGAGGATCCCGACGTTATTTTGATTGGTGAAATGCGTGATGCTGAAACCTTTCAAGCGGCAATTTCCGCTTCTGAAACGGGGCACTTGGTCTTCTCCACCTTGCACACGACCAATGTGATGTTAACCATTGACCGCCTCATGGACATGTTCAAAGCCGATATGCAGGAACAGATACGGTCGCAGGTAGCGCTGCAATTGCGCGCCTGTATTTCTCATCGGCTCCTTCCCGCTGCCAGCGGTAAAGGGCGCATACCCGCCACTGAAATCATGATCAACAATCCCGGTATTTCTCAGTTGATCCGAGAAAACAATATTAAACAGATCCCCAACGCGATCATCGCCGGCACAGAAGACGGCATGCAGACCTTTAACATGAGTCTTGCCGGACTGATCCGCCGAGGGCTGATTAAAGAAGAAGACGGTATGATCGCCTCTGATAATCCGGAAGAGTTGAAGATGAACTTGCAAGGCATCTATTTGAGTCAGAGCCGCGGCGGCATTTTGAAACGCTGA
- a CDS encoding DegT/DnrJ/EryC1/StrS family aminotransferase produces MNSTNTALALHGGTPVRGEDKQWPAWPLYDDAERNALLGVLESGSWLFGETVKAFEREYADFQGVKHCISCNSGTAAAELILQALGIGPGDEVLVPPYTFIATASAVLRVGATPIFVDLNDRWCMDHNLVEAAITAKTKAIMPVHFGGLIGDMDAFNSIAERHGLKLIEDACHCWGGRWQGAGAGGVGHCGFFSFQASKNITAGEGGAMVTNDDELAERFRSLMNCGRGPAGSPWYHHVNVGTNARLSEFQAAILRCQTTRLEEQLFTRARNASILDQHLSEIPGLTPQPNSNRNTRRAYHLYCFQIDAEQFGCSREAFVRAANAEGWPVTAGYPMPLYKQPVFENWKGYDYSGCVCPMTENLCYNSGLWFAHQLLLGTEQDMMDIVAICQKLKANADKIDV; encoded by the coding sequence ATGAATAGCACAAATACTGCTCTTGCGCTTCATGGCGGCACGCCGGTTCGTGGCGAAGATAAACAATGGCCGGCCTGGCCCTTATACGATGATGCAGAACGGAATGCACTTCTCGGCGTGCTTGAAAGCGGCAGTTGGCTCTTTGGCGAAACGGTGAAAGCCTTTGAACGTGAATATGCTGACTTTCAGGGGGTGAAGCATTGCATTAGCTGCAACAGCGGTACCGCCGCAGCGGAACTTATTTTGCAGGCTTTGGGCATCGGTCCCGGCGATGAGGTGCTCGTACCGCCTTATACCTTCATTGCCACGGCAAGCGCAGTGCTGCGTGTGGGAGCAACCCCTATATTTGTCGATCTTAACGACCGCTGGTGTATGGATCACAATCTCGTGGAAGCGGCGATTACGGCAAAAACCAAAGCGATTATGCCTGTACATTTCGGCGGGCTTATCGGTGATATGGACGCTTTTAACAGCATTGCGGAGCGTCATGGACTGAAGCTCATTGAAGATGCCTGCCATTGCTGGGGCGGTCGTTGGCAGGGCGCCGGCGCGGGCGGCGTGGGTCATTGCGGTTTCTTCAGTTTCCAGGCTTCTAAAAATATTACGGCGGGCGAGGGCGGTGCGATGGTTACCAATGATGATGAGCTGGCGGAAAGGTTCCGCTCCTTGATGAATTGCGGGCGCGGACCGGCAGGCTCACCTTGGTATCACCATGTCAATGTGGGCACCAACGCCCGTTTAAGCGAATTCCAAGCTGCTATTTTGCGTTGTCAAACGACAAGGCTGGAGGAGCAATTATTTACACGTGCTAGAAATGCGTCGATTTTAGATCAACATCTTAGCGAAATCCCGGGGCTGACGCCGCAGCCCAACAGCAATCGAAACACAAGACGCGCCTATCATTTATACTGTTTCCAAATTGATGCGGAGCAGTTCGGTTGTTCGCGGGAAGCCTTTGTGCGCGCCGCGAATGCAGAAGGATGGCCGGTAACGGCGGGCTATCCCATGCCGCTGTATAAGCAGCCTGTCTTTGAGAATTGGAAAGGCTATGATTACAGCGGCTGTGTGTGTCCCATGACGGAAAACCTCTGCTATAACAGTGGCCTTTGGTTTGCCCATCAATTACTGTTGGGCACGGAGCAGGACATGATGGATATTGTGGCTATTTGTCAAAAACTGAAAGCGAATGCAGACAAGATTGACGTGTAG